In Blastopirellula sediminis, the following proteins share a genomic window:
- a CDS encoding right-handed parallel beta-helix repeat-containing protein, producing MTQSRFARKQMRTADMRQCLTLVGLTILAVATLASACAARDIYVDNLRGDDHHAGRSPELGENSDGPCRSICKALRIACMGDRIVLKNNGIPYRESITFQSERHSGFYPGSPFILEGNGATLDGSALVPIDAWEVAGPDLYRFSPWRKAYNILFLDNKPLEKADVQSDADLAKMQPMQWALHEGYIYFKSEKDLGLGGYRLTYTGLTVGITLYDVRFVEIRGLTVQGFQLDGINAHDNAFEIDLNGITARGNGRSGISVGGASRVTIRDALVGNNGVAQVRTEGFCRVVISGSDLLDNTAPAIDRVGGTVIVDGQLYEPLPPAVQQASAEMPSDEEPTYSDWAQVNYLQQTLLHLDVITR from the coding sequence ATGACCCAATCTAGATTCGCCCGTAAGCAGATGAGAACCGCCGATATGCGACAATGCCTGACCCTTGTGGGCCTGACCATTCTGGCAGTTGCGACGCTTGCTAGCGCCTGCGCCGCTCGCGATATCTACGTCGATAATCTGCGCGGCGACGATCATCACGCGGGACGCTCTCCGGAACTGGGCGAAAACTCCGACGGGCCATGTCGCTCGATCTGCAAAGCGCTGCGGATTGCGTGCATGGGGGACCGGATCGTCCTGAAGAATAACGGCATCCCTTATCGCGAGTCGATTACCTTCCAGTCGGAACGCCACAGCGGCTTCTATCCCGGCAGTCCTTTCATTCTGGAAGGGAACGGCGCGACGCTGGACGGTTCGGCGCTGGTGCCGATCGACGCGTGGGAAGTGGCCGGGCCCGATCTCTATCGCTTCAGCCCCTGGCGAAAAGCGTACAACATCCTGTTCCTCGACAACAAGCCGCTCGAAAAAGCGGATGTGCAGAGCGACGCCGATCTCGCCAAGATGCAGCCGATGCAATGGGCGCTGCACGAAGGGTACATCTACTTCAAGTCGGAAAAGGACCTTGGTCTCGGCGGGTATCGCTTGACCTACACCGGGCTGACGGTCGGCATCACCTTGTATGACGTGCGGTTCGTCGAAATCCGCGGTCTGACCGTGCAAGGCTTTCAGCTCGACGGCATCAACGCCCATGACAATGCGTTTGAAATTGATCTGAACGGGATCACCGCTCGCGGCAACGGACGGAGCGGCATCTCGGTCGGCGGCGCTTCGCGGGTTACCATTCGCGACGCGCTGGTCGGCAACAACGGCGTCGCCCAGGTCCGTACCGAAGGCTTCTGCCGCGTGGTGATTTCAGGAAGCGATTTGCTCGATAACACCGCCCCTGCGATTGATCGCGTCGGGGGAACGGTGATCGTTGACGGTCAACTCTATGAGCCTCTTCCACCGGCGGTGCAACAAGCGTCGGCCGAAATGCCGAGCGACGAAGAGCCCACCTACTCCGATTGGGCGCAAGTCAACTATTTGCAGCAGACGCTGCTGCACCTTGACGTGATTACTCGCTAA
- a CDS encoding macro domain-containing protein — protein sequence MERRWGNQRIELTIGDITEQNVDILVNAANSRLAGGGGVDGAIHAAGGPSIMEETRHRYPHGCPTGSAVISSAGNLSARYVIHAVGPIWQGGHAHEEKELESAYKRCFELAATHDATSIALPALSCGAYGYPLDLAAEIALKTSILWFKFHTQPRLIRFVLYSEGPYSVFADVLEELTGPSGKPHKETEDDDV from the coding sequence ATGGAGAGAAGATGGGGAAACCAGCGTATTGAGCTAACTATTGGCGACATTACCGAACAAAACGTCGACATCCTCGTCAACGCGGCCAACAGTCGGCTGGCTGGCGGAGGGGGCGTTGATGGGGCCATCCACGCAGCCGGGGGGCCTTCGATCATGGAAGAGACGCGGCATCGCTATCCCCACGGCTGCCCCACTGGCAGCGCAGTAATTAGTTCGGCTGGAAACCTTTCGGCTAGGTATGTGATTCACGCCGTTGGGCCAATCTGGCAAGGGGGCCACGCCCATGAAGAGAAGGAACTGGAATCGGCCTACAAGCGCTGCTTCGAGCTGGCCGCAACGCATGACGCCACGAGCATCGCTCTGCCGGCCCTCAGTTGTGGGGCTTATGGATATCCGCTCGATCTGGCGGCCGAGATTGCGCTGAAGACGTCGATCCTATGGTTCAAGTTTCACACGCAGCCGCGGCTGATTCGCTTCGTCCTTTACAGCGAAGGGCCTTACAGCGTTTTTGCCGACGTGCTGGAAGAACTGACCGGCCCCAGCGGCAAGCCTCACAAAGAGACTGAGGACGACGACGTCTGA